From the Deinococcus aerius genome, one window contains:
- a CDS encoding amylo-alpha-1,6-glucosidase, producing MLSTRTVLKENDLYLVGNRHYQAVGEEGGLYRRDTRFLSRYAWRVDGKPPQHLVLHERWPFWLHEEAANPNVGYTMRLGVSRDLTVTGTEVRDRLRVTLYQPGTHRLTLELGADFLDMFEVRGWPGGLGPREVETRALPGGVEFSYVARDGLRCRTLVRASPAPTWDGSALAWEITGNTDIQVSVFPLQGDEAPTPGDPDALARAYAGLHAGITLPDPLDQRVLERAVQDLRSLSFHTEFGPFPAAGLPWFVAPFGRDSLIIALLVREQRPDLAVTVARYLAAHQGKKYDPVTLEQPGKILHEERVGELTRLGQTPHRPYYATADATPLFVWLVGEISRENPDLARELRPHWEAALGWLLTDGDPDGDGLIEYTPDPGGITNAVWKDSGDSTFTEDGVDVSGHVAVIEVQGYAYAAYLAAARMYRQLGEPGRAPEWEERATRLRETFQRAFWWPERGYYVHGLNGDKRPLRVLVSNPAHTLWTGIIPPEFAPQVAATALGNELWSGWGIRTLGVNEPRYNPVSYHNGSVWPHDTAVAALGMARYGLHEGAGQVARALFDVARWASDYRLSELLAGFPREDGPPVPYPAACHPQGWDAAIPLALAHLLPGGSPPLPTAEVPVSPREETPA from the coding sequence ATGCTGAGTACCCGCACTGTCCTCAAGGAAAACGACCTGTACCTCGTCGGCAACCGCCACTACCAGGCGGTGGGCGAGGAGGGCGGCCTGTATCGCCGCGACACCCGCTTTCTCTCCCGCTACGCCTGGCGGGTGGACGGGAAGCCCCCGCAGCACCTGGTCCTGCACGAGCGCTGGCCCTTCTGGCTGCACGAGGAGGCCGCCAACCCCAACGTGGGGTACACCATGCGCCTGGGGGTCAGCCGCGACCTCACGGTGACCGGGACGGAGGTGCGTGACCGCCTGCGGGTCACCCTCTATCAGCCCGGCACCCACCGCCTGACCCTGGAGCTGGGCGCCGACTTCCTCGACATGTTCGAGGTGCGGGGCTGGCCCGGCGGCCTCGGCCCGCGCGAGGTGGAGACGCGCGCCCTGCCCGGCGGGGTGGAGTTCAGCTACGTCGCCCGGGACGGCCTGCGCTGCCGAACGCTCGTGCGGGCGAGCCCCGCGCCCACCTGGGACGGCTCGGCGCTGGCCTGGGAGATCACGGGGAACACCGATATTCAGGTCAGCGTCTTCCCGCTTCAGGGGGACGAGGCACCGACGCCCGGCGACCCGGACGCCCTCGCGCGGGCGTACGCGGGGCTGCACGCGGGGATCACGCTGCCGGACCCCCTCGACCAGCGGGTGCTGGAGCGGGCCGTGCAGGACCTCCGCAGCCTGAGCTTCCACACCGAGTTCGGCCCCTTCCCGGCGGCGGGCCTGCCGTGGTTCGTGGCCCCCTTCGGGCGTGACAGCCTGATCATCGCCCTGCTGGTGCGGGAGCAGCGCCCCGACCTCGCCGTGACGGTCGCCCGCTACCTCGCCGCGCACCAGGGCAAGAAGTACGACCCCGTCACGCTGGAGCAGCCCGGCAAAATCCTGCACGAGGAGCGGGTCGGGGAGCTCACCCGGCTGGGCCAAACCCCCCACCGCCCGTACTACGCGACCGCCGACGCCACCCCCCTCTTCGTGTGGCTGGTGGGCGAGATCAGCCGCGAGAACCCGGACCTGGCCCGCGAGTTGCGCCCGCACTGGGAGGCGGCGCTGGGCTGGCTCCTGACCGACGGTGACCCCGACGGCGACGGCCTGATCGAGTACACGCCCGACCCCGGCGGCATCACGAACGCCGTGTGGAAGGACAGCGGCGACTCCACCTTCACGGAGGATGGGGTGGATGTGAGCGGCCACGTCGCCGTGATCGAGGTGCAGGGCTACGCCTACGCGGCCTACCTCGCCGCCGCGCGGATGTACCGCCAGCTCGGCGAGCCGGGGCGTGCCCCCGAGTGGGAGGAGCGCGCCACGAGGTTGCGGGAGACCTTTCAGCGGGCCTTCTGGTGGCCCGAGCGCGGCTACTACGTCCACGGCCTGAACGGGGACAAGCGGCCCCTGCGCGTCCTGGTGAGCAACCCGGCCCACACGCTGTGGACCGGCATCATCCCGCCCGAGTTCGCGCCCCAGGTCGCGGCGACCGCGCTGGGGAACGAGCTGTGGAGCGGCTGGGGCATCCGCACCCTGGGGGTGAACGAGCCGCGCTACAACCCGGTCTCGTACCACAACGGCAGCGTGTGGCCGCACGACACGGCGGTCGCCGCGCTGGGCATGGCCCGCTACGGCCTGCACGAGGGGGCGGGGCAGGTCGCCCGGGCCCTCTTTGACGTGGCGCGCTGGGCCTCCGACTACCGCCTGAGCGAGCTGCTGGCGGGTTTCCCGCGCGAGGACGGCCCCCCCGTCCCCTACCCCGCCGCCTGCCATCCCCAGGGCTGGGACGCGGCGATCCCGCTGGCCCTCGCACACCTGCTGCCGGGAGGAAGCCCGCCCCTCCCTACAGCAGAAGTCCCCGTCTCTCCCCGGGAGGAGACGCCCGCCTAA